gtttcttgttgttggtgttttggtcacgctggtgtttcttgttgttggtgttttggtcacgctggtgtttcttgttgttagtgttttggtcacgctagtgtttcttgttgttagtgttttggtcacgctggtgtttcttgttgttggtgttttggtcacgctggtgtttcttgttgttggtgttttggtcacgctggtgtttcttgttgttggtgttttggtcacgctggtgtttcttgttgttagtgttttggccacgctggtgtttcttattGTTGGtgtttttggtcacgctggtgtttcttgttgttagtgttttggccaCGCAAGCGATTATTGTGTGGATTATTataggagtgggagaataagtgttttgtatagaTAGAGCTTGATGGCTTGGAAGACATGTTTGAGTGGGAAGAGTTTTGATAGAACttttgaggctatagctttcttgggtgttattGAGTGTGAAAACGAAGGTTAGAATCtaatgtgagtccaagtactgtggtgttgttgactcgtgggatctgggttgcatctggtgattgagagtagagttttactggggcagggttacgtcgtttgttgtagaagaAGTATGTGATTTtagacttgttggggtttgtttttatccgccagtcgtgttcccagagggtgactttgtctatttcttcctGTCCcgatcagggacaggaagccgccTCGGCCGTTCCCGCACCAGCTGTCTCCGCCTCGGCCGTTCCCGCACCAGCCGGCTCCGCCTCAGCTGCCCCTGCCTGCCCCATCCCCGGATGTGGTGTTTCCTGTCACTCTGGCTGTACGCGAAGGGGCTGTTTCCTGTAGTGTGTGGTACAGTGCCCCCGAGTGTAAAAGCTGTAGTTCTCAGGGAGCGGGCTTGCTTATTCACCTGATTAATACTTGTCCTTGTCCAGTCAGCTTTTggaccaggggccggattcaggaaggtacttacgaaggtttttcctcttagctaagagcgttttccgtcttagctccttcgtggcggctacgtccgtattcaagtaactaccctaagtggaaaaaccttcgtaagttcattctgggatttaagtgtggtttcgaccacttgtagctttacgtaaactggatataagtcattttttctctactacataacactgggatcgatttatgatattggaacatgaccaaaatattatagctggtgaatctagtgaagagtagtccttcgtgttagttatatatgcattctctgcttgaaacttgaagtaaatatgtgtttgatgatagtagaattagttttataatagcaagatattataccagtagttattaagtaaataaacactggtgaacatgaaatatgagagaaggtgatgagccctgcctgatgggatcatttactatcaccaaatgctcctgttcacctagtagtaagggtgtaccttagctatacatacccatttctaatttatttagtttggttttattttgaaattaaatctgggtgagacataaaataaaaatatgctgcacaaatgatgttaggtaaggaaaagggtaaaaatgtcaaaaactttattcattgaatacttaaagctataattatgactatatagattattaaaaaagagagagggaagtaggggtccaagacctcttcctgttatacaatttgggtgtggaacaagtaattatcaaaagaacgcaccatgccgggaaggctatgtagcagtaaggcagtgaggtgaggcagctacttatttgagaaatgcttattttatttaccttataagctgaggcaacttattttatttgaagaatactcagctgattcctctacatttagcatggaacaaatttgtgtccaagacctcttcctgttactcaatttggctgtgtgtaaccaaactagaagtgctctacaaatcaagggacccagaatgtggaatgacctcccgaatcatgtcaaaggctgtacctctctcaaccagtttaagagttaaaccaagtactgcctaattaactccatgtaacctaacttacctcctaaatgtcaacccatgtcttgctattttttaaacaacgctgttcaccaacatatgCAATTGCtggtttatgctatgttaaccccctttttgtattttttattccttctttcaacacaatttatacctaatcccgaatactattaagttttagtctgtgtttttttccccccacaccttgcccgaaatgctatgagtattagtggctttaggtattgtatgtactagctctgcctataaatccaacattatgtttgtaaatcaactgtatgtacttttcctgaataaaatgtatttattatttattttgtaatcagtaagtattaaaagaaggcaccaagctgggaaggcgatgtagcaccattgtgtgtaacaataaaccaaatttttttttaacaaataatgcacctgtatgggaaaacaaatcctgtcaggtgtaaaaatattgatgcagttatttaaatgaaaaatataatgaaagaaatattactggtttatttttatcctatctttttgtactgtacagtatatccaaggaagtgaaaaattgagacataatgcacaatttaatgaatgattagtatggattagcagttcaaaagaaatatgacttgtattacatatcaacatgagatcttaatgatccatggtcaacatgatttaataaggataatacagtactgtatttgtaataatacaaactataatttaaaatcatggaaacattatattataattactcttaccagtttctacaaaactcctctcaaacaatgtatttttaaacatgtttaggtatacacagcaatgtgctgcttccctattctgtataaaggaccacacagtgtagatcaaaaaccagctacaagctcacccaacatcctcacctcacaggatggccagtcatacatggaattaggagagaacaaaatacttaatgctgatctattagcctccaatggcaaaatctgggtgcagcacaagaatatcttccaatattcctgagtgtatgaagtaattacagagctcaaaatacctcataccatttggtatgaagtcactgataacaggacaatcacagatatagtgttggagagtatgttctctcaagtaggactgaaaacagatgttttttttccaccaagagggctataaacccatggaatcgcctacccgctgaagccgtaaatgccaaattccagctaaaaaatatcattaagacaattggcgggccctttaacaagccgccggctttctgtcctcttcgaggtcactagatagttagtggcccttgggtaaattcagtaaatatatacaataattgtcagcgcatcttccgagcaacaaggacagctacacagtatctcttagaattacgtaggtaaacaacaaatgtaacatatttgtttactacaatgtcggtgctggctgtagaagttgaaaaaacattgttttacttcgaaatatactaattttataagaaaattcgacgtaaataggaggcagtagagctccgataaaccagcgctaaatcttcaatatgaagaatgttgctgctctctgattggccaaacgaaacacagtagtgacctctatcggcacgcaggtgaaccaacaattttcttcctaagtataccttattgaatcgcacctaagcatcttcttagggcgcacttaggaaccttcgtagcaaacccacttacgaagaaatacacagagcttcctgaatctaggtccaggaaaTTGTACATGTTGATGTTGCCAGATGTCACCTCTTAAATAATTCATACcttaatatttactttatatatatttattgtactTTTATTAATGTCATTTGTATATTGAGAAGTATATTATATTTTATCTTATGTCTGTGTTAGCACGATTACATTTCTCATTTAATTATTTGGAATTTATATAAAGCACTTGCTTGCCAtcccatgagagagggggagtgtgggCTGTGGGCCCGTGAGCTAGTCAGTAGTTGAGAGACCACCACCAGAGATACTTTGTTTTGATAAGTTATTTGTTCTGTTTTATGTTCCGTAGGGTAGATTTATTTGTCTGTGGAGATTTTCTTATGTATTTAGAGCCAGTTAATTCTCTCGTGTTATTGAAGTGAATACCTTTTGTGTAATATTGAAAACGTGCATAATAAATTTTTGTTTattaactatattatatatattttattatgtacATGTTTATTTCACCTGATCTTTTAAATATATATTCCTGTCCTACATAGGGGCACTCTGGTGTCACTATCCATTGATACACGAGGTGATCGTACTAGCTACTTaagaccgctcacaggatgagtatgggttgcacaataaactagccgcctcctgtgatgtcatgcactaaataggacccctgtgacgtcatgcactaagcagaaccccagtgacgtcatgcactaagcaggaccacagtgatatgcactaagcaggacaccagtgacgtcatgcactaagcaggacaccagtgacgtcatgcactatgcaggacaccagtgacgtcatgcactaagcaggacaccaTGTGAATATGAGGACCCTGACATGGGAATGGATTCACTGCTCTGTGCAGTTATCATTGTAATGCACTGTTAAACACCGGCTCTCTGATTATTTCCTCAATTCAATAGCAATATCTCAATATTTCTGCACTCAACACTTCACTGTGTTGATGCAGTGTACACTGCAACTGCAAACACTGCAGTTGCAGGCACTGCATCCAGTtacaggatgaggatttgggataggactgggatcgttggggggggggggaggataaggAAGGAAtgcccagtagctaagtgatccccacttattgatgactgtgacagtggcctgagaatacggtacacaaaggggatattaataaggtattcaaaATATCAACACAATTTCTGTTAGAATGAAACCTAAACAAATTTGAATATAACAATTACCCATTAAAtcggtatagaaaaccacgaccaaacgaccatatgtgtgtgtgtgtgtgtgtgtttgagttttTTTTTGTAAGATGGGGTGTAGAGGAAGAGCAGAATTTAAGCTTTGATTACCAATATAAAActgtaaaaaatatattaataatttttttttaaatttttaagaTGTTAATAGATTTTAACAAAGACGTTACTTTTTTAAGTTTAAATATATATGTTATTTACATACGAAGAAACATACAAAACTGGCATTCTTATAGATAAATTCAAAAAATTTTGAGTGAACATTACACTCATAAAACTTTTCGGTTAGGAATTATATAACTACCGTGTAATACTGTGGTCGTCAAAGTTGTTAGAGTAATGGGGAaatttagctactgtgtaccgtgttctgaggccagtagTTGTCAAAGAAACTAACTATTCAACAGGtgtttgttagtgttttggtcaggtggccacagagcagtaagcctagagccaataggtggccacagagcagtaagcttaGAGCTAACACgtagccacagagcagtaagtctagagccagcaggtggccacagaacagtaagcctagagccaacaggtggccacagagcagtaagcctagcgtCAACAGGTGGTCACAGAGAAGTAAGCCTAGAACCAACAGAAGCCCACAGAGCAGTAaacctagagccaacaggtggccacagagcagtaagcctagagccaacaggtggccacaaggGAAGAAAACAACCTAGATATAAAGTGCCAAATTACACTATTGCACTTATAATAATGACTTAGATTCGTCATTTAACGGAGACTCAGTGTAACAAGGGCACCCTaacatcaatgttgttgttttttgttaaagattcgctacctggaacaaaaggttccaagtaacaagggctatggtgagcccgtagtgccttgagCCCTAACATCATCTCATGTAAAtgctgatttaatgttttcccaacTATATTGACAGCTCTTGTTTGATGGTgagaaaatgcaaaattatgtagAGAAGAAAGGGAGAGACGAAGAGAAGAGGAGAGTAAGAAAGTgggagagggagtgaaggagaaaATTAAGGGAAAAGGGATAATGATTCGGGCTGCCCCAAATAAGTGCTTTCAGCGAAGTTTTTTCTTTACATTTACCTAAGACTTTGTTTCGTGACATTGTATACATTTTTACAGCGATGTATAAATTAATACAATGAAAcagtgtttggccctgggtaatataattattttgtttaattGTTTATGCCTCCAAAATCTTGAAAATGGTAATTATTTTTAGAAACTTGCCTTATAGATTGCCTTAGGGGAAAATGTCTAGGGTAAAGATCAAAGGCAAGTTTTAAGGCTTTTAGGTAATAATATCCATTTTTCCCTACATTGGAGGCATACCAAGTTTGAGAACAATACACACTCAGCTACCTTAacgcttcccaacgtcaagaaacagtcgtactaaagtgcccttatcctaacataccagaggacccaaaagagaaaacgggacattatgtcattttcgcgagccgcttctattttctagtacgattaTTTTTGGCATtaggtagactatacgtcaaaatgcgacgttctattaggaggacggcttgacatGCTACCCAGGGGTAGCGTGTCAAGGGCTGTAATGttacagtgtattatgtaatgaggttggtgtcagggtctgtattttaatgaattatttccgttaaacacgatcgtgcaaagtagaacaacttcacagtactcagtgacaCATTTAGGGTCTCGTGACCAAGTACTGACAGTGAGAGGTGACCAGTgaagtcatgcactaagcaggaccccagtgacgtcatacactatgtaggacaccagtgacgtcatgcactaagcagaaaccCAGTGACGTTAtttactaagcaggacccctcgtGAATGAGAGGATTCTGACATGTGAATGGACTCACTgctctgtgcagtgatcattgtaaggcactgttaaacaccggctttctggttgtttcttgaattcaatagcaatatctaaatatttgtgcacacaaccagatcattaccagaggtgatggtctggttgtgggcacTGCATCTGCAGGCACTGCATCCAGTTgcaggataaggttttgggataggactgggaaggaggggaggagaaggaaggaatggTTTCTAGCCACTTGGACAGCCGGGGACTGAAGGCCGACCTGTCTGAAGCTCTACCGCAGCTCTACCGtactgcccaagtggttggaatggtgcccagtagctaagtgatccccacttactgatgaCTGTGACAGTAGCCTAAGAATACGGTGcacacaggggatattaataaggtattcaaaATGTCAACGCACAATTTCTGGAGGAATGAAACATAAAAGTTAAGAATATATAAGTTACCCATTAAGTCAGTATAGAAAACCATGAACAAAcgaccatatgtgtgtgtgtgtgtgttagtgtttttgggtggtgggatggaggtcgaaaaaatataaataattattacTTCCTGAATATAGTTAGTTAGTaacaagaaaatattttaatacaacaatttgaataataattcataattaaaaaaaaaattaataattttttaatatttttagataATTagtaaaatttaaaacaaaactttactatttaatttttttctaataaaatatTGTTTATAAATAAAGAAACTTACGTAATTGGTACTTATATAATTAGCTTTTACAATTTTGAGCGTATATTACACACATAAAACTTTACGGTGGGCAGGGATCATATAGTTAATGTGTAATACGGTGGTTGTCACAGTTGTTGGAGTGAGGGGAAcatttagctactgtgtaccgtgttctgaagcCAGTAGTTgtcaaagaaactgcccattcaacaggtgtttctttctgttagtgttttggtcaggtggccacagaacagtaagcctagagccagcaggtggtcacagagcagtaagcctagagtcagcaagtggccacagagcagtaagccttgaGCCAGCAGATGGCCACAGAGCTGTAAGCTTAGAGTCAGCagatggccacagagcagtaaaccTAGAGTCATCAGGTGgcaacagagcagtaagcctagagtcagcaggtggccacagagctgtaagcctagagtcagcagatggccacagagcagtaagcctagagtcatCAGGTGgcaacagagcagtaagcctagagtcagcaggtggccacagagcagtaagcctagaatcAGCAGATGGCCACAGAgctgtaagcctagagccagcaggtggccacagagcagtaagcctagagtcagcagaTGGCCACAGAGCTGTAAGCCTAGAgttagcaggtggccacagagcagtaaaccTAGAGTCATCAGGTGgcaacagagcagtaagcctagagtcagcaggtggccacagagctgtaagcctagagtcagcaggtggccacagagcagtaagcataTAGTCAGCAGGTGactacagagcagtaagcctagagtcagcagatggccacagagcagtaagcctagagccagcaggtggcaacagagcagtaagcctagagtcagcaggtggccacagagctgtaagcctagagtcagcaggtggccacagagcagtaaacatatagtcagcaggtggccacagagcagtaagcctagagtcagcagatggccacagagcagtaagcctagtgccagcaggtggctacagagcagtaagcctagaatcagcaggtggccacagagctgtAAGCCTAGTgccagcagtaagcctagagccagcaggtggccacagagcagtaagcctacatttaataggtggccacagagcagtaagcctagaaccAGCagttggccacagagcagtaaggctagagtcagcaggtggccacagagcagtaaacttagagccaacaggtggccacagagcactaaacctagagccagcaggtggctacagagcggtaagcctagagccagcaggtggacacagagcagtaagcctagagccagcacgtgaccacagagcagtaagccttgaGTTAACATGTAGccgcagagcagtaagcctagagctagcagttggccacagagcagtaagccttgagccagcatttggctacagagcagtaagcctaaagCCAGCAGTTGGCGACAGAGAAGTAAGCCTAGAGTCACCAGGAGGCCACAGCACTAAAGCACTAAACGTAGAGCCagtaggtggccacagagcagtaagcgtagagtcagcaggtggccacagagctgtAAGCCTAGAGTCATCAGGTGTCTACAGAGCAATAAGCCTACAGCCAACAGATGGCCACAAGGGGAGAGAACAGCCTAGATATGTAGTGCCAAATTACACTATTGCACTTATATTAATTACTTAACATCGTCATTTAACGGAGACTCAGTGTAATAAGGGCACCCTAACATCATCTTATGTAAATGCTTATTTAATGTTTTCCGAACTACATTGACAGCTCTTGTTTGATGGGGAGAAAATGCAAAAGTATGTagagaagagagggaaagaggaagagaggaggagagtAAGAAAGTaggagaggaagtgaaggagataATGAAGGGAAAAGGGATAATGATTTGGGCTGCCCCAAATGAGTGTTTTCAGCGAAGTTTTCTCTTTACATTTACCTAAGTCTCTGTTTTGTGACATTGTATACATTTTTACAGcgatgtataaatttatacaatgaAAAAGTGTTTGGCCCTTGGgcaatataattattttttttaattgttaatGCCTACACAATCTTGAAAATGGTTATTATTTTTTAGCAACTTGCCTTAGATCTTAGGGACGACGTCACGGGCAAAGATCAAaggcaaattttaggattttaagtaATATTATCAAATTTTTCCCTACACTggaggcataacaaatttgaaaacaatacacACTCTGCTAGTCTTCCCAAGGCTTCCCAacgtcagccacaacataaccataagcaggcactgcatcaccaacctcaacaaggtcctgaacaacatcaacaccagcctccacaccctcagccacaacataaccataaccaggcactgcatcaccaacctcaacaaggtccTGAACAAAATCAACACCggtctccacaccctcagccacaacataaccataaccaggcactgcatcaccatcctcaacaaggccctgaacaacatcaacaccggcctcctcaccctcagtcacaacataaccataaccaggcactgcatcaccaaccttaacaaggccctgaacaacatcaacaccagcctccacaccctcagccacaacataactataaccagacactgcatcaccaacctcaacaaggccctgaacaacatcaacaccagcctccacaccctcagccacaacataaccataaccaggcactgcatcaccaacctcaacaaggccctgaacaacatcaacaccagcctccacaccctcagccacaacataaccataaccaggcactgcatccagttgcaagataaggatctgggattggAAGGAAGTggggagggaatggtgcccagaAACTAAGTGATCCCTACATACTGACAACTGTGACAATAGCttaagaatacggtacacaaaggggatattaatcggatattcaaagtatcaacaaaaaatttcttgtggaatgaacataaaaaaattcagaaaataaaaaatatcctTAAAGATGGTATAGAAAACCAAGACCAGACGACGTTGTCAGtgaaggagaaagaacaggatattaatattttttactTCTTAAACACAATCAGTTTTTAACGTACAAATTGGTTTATATCAAGATTATTTAGGCAATTTAAAAGATAAATGGTTAacagaaaaaaaaatttaaacttTTGAAATACTTAAAAAAATTTACACAAAATTTtgcaatttttgttttttttttaaataatattatttatataaaagtcactatattaaaatataattttttaataCCTATCATAAAATTTTGAGtgtataaaacacaaaaaatataaACTACAGTTGTTAGAGAAGTGGTATAACACATACGTAAATTTTACACAAAATTTGTGCTCTAAAATTCTGTGTACCACGTTTTCAGGCCATTGATCGTTACTTAATGAGGAGGACATTTagttactgtgtaccgtgttctggggCCAGTGGTTGTCATAGAAACTCAACTTTAAaaaggtgtttcttgttgttggtgttttggtcatgtGGCCACAGATCACTAAGCAAAGAGCCAGCAGGTGGTTACAGTGAACTTAATCCcattgacgtcatgcactaagctgaACTCCaatgacatcatgcactaagcagaatcccagtgacgtcatgcactaagcaggaccccagtgacgtcatgctctaagcaagacccctcatgaatgtgaggactcttGACATGTGAATAGACTCACTGCTCTGagcagtgatcattgtaaggcattgttaaacacctgctttctggtt
This portion of the Procambarus clarkii isolate CNS0578487 chromosome 59, FALCON_Pclarkii_2.0, whole genome shotgun sequence genome encodes:
- the LOC138353723 gene encoding filamentous hemagglutinin-like, which produces MSRVKIKGGHRTVSLEPAGGHRAVSLESASGHRAVSLEPADGHRAVSLESADGHRAVNLESSGGNRAVSLESAGGHRAVSLESADGHRAVSLESSGGNRAVSLESAGGHRAVSLESADGHRAVSLEPAGGHRAVSLESADGHRAVSLELAGGHRAVNLESSGGNRAVSLESAGGHRAVSLESAGGHRAVSI